A stretch of Electrophorus electricus isolate fEleEle1 chromosome 3, fEleEle1.pri, whole genome shotgun sequence DNA encodes these proteins:
- the ptgs2b gene encoding prostaglandin G/H synthase 2, with protein MSRTAPVLILILGFWACDAANPCCSEPCQNRGVCTSVGYDSYECDCTRTGYYGQNCTIPEFFTWVKVSLKPTPDTVHYILTHFKGLWNVINNIPFLRDAIMGYVLTSRAHLIDSPPTYNSDYGYKSWEAYSNLSYFTRTLPPVPEDCPTPMGVSGKTELPDVKILAEKLLLRRKFIPDPQRTSLMFAFFAQHFTHQFFKTDMKKGAAFTRAKNHGVDLSHIYGEELERQHKLRLFRDGKLRYQVLDGEVYPPMVSEVQVDMHYPPHVPESRRFAVGHEAFGLVPGLLMYATLWLREHNRVCDILKKEHPDWDDERLFQTTRLILIGETIKIVIEDYVQHLSGYHFKLKFDPEILFNQHFQYQNRISSEFNTLYHWHPLMPEDFHIQDEVYSYSQFLFNTTMLTDYGISNLVESFTNQVAGRVAGGRNVGRAVLMVAMKSLENSRQMRFQSLNAYRKRFNMKPYVSFEDLTGEQEMSAELEELYGDVEAVELYTGLLVEKPRPNSIFGETMVEMGAPYSLKGLLGNPICSPEYWKPSTFGGRVGFNIVNTASLQKLVCDNVKGPCPIASFHVPDVKDSVQGTINASTAHSRQNEVNPTVLLKERSSEL; from the exons ATGTCTAGAACCGCGCCGGTCTTGATCTTAATCCTGGGTTTCTGGGCTTGCGACGCAG CAAACCCCTGTTGCTCTGAGCCATGTCAGAACCGTGGCGTCTGCACTTCTGTTGGCTACGACTCCTACGAATGTGACTGCACGCGTACAGGATATTATGGCCAAAACTGCACGATAC CGGAATTCTTCACGTGGGTGAAGGTTTCCCTGAAGCCGACACCGGACACCGTGCACTACATCCTCACGCACTTCAAAGGCCTCTGGAACGTTATCAACAATATTCCGTTTTTGAGGGATGCCATAATGGGTTATGTGCTCACGT CGCGCGCCCATTTGATTGACAGTCCTCCGACGTACAATTCCGACTATGGTTACAAGAGCTGGGAAGCTTACTCCAACCTATCGTACTTCACGCGCACCTTGCCTCCAGTTCCGGAGGATTGCCCAACACCAATGGGAGTCTCAG GTAAGACGGAGCTGCCTGACGTGAAGATCTTGGCCGAGAAGCTTCTGCTCCGGAGGAAGTTCATCCCAGACCCACAGCGCACCAGCCTCATGTTCGCCTTCTTTGCCCAGCACTTCACACACCAGTTCTTCAAAACAGACATGAAGAAAGGTGCAGCGTTCACCAGGGCCAAGAACCACGGC GTCGATCTGAGTCACATCTATGGAGAGGAACTGGAACGCCAGCACAAGCTGCGTCTCTTCAGGGATGGGAAGCTGAGATATCAG GTGCTGGATGGTGAAGTGTATCCCCCCATGGTCAGCGAGGTCCAGGTGGACATGCACTACCCCCCCCATGTGCCAGAGTCCCGCCGCTTTGCTGTGGGCCACGAAGCCTTCGGCCTGGTCCCAGGTCTCCTGATGTATGCCACCCTCTGGCTCCGAGAGCACAATCGTGTCTGCGACATCCTGAAGAAGGAGCATCCCGACTGGGATGATGAGAGACTCTTCCAGACCACGAGGCTCATCCTCATTG GTGAGACCATCAAGATTGTGATTGAGGATTACGTGCAGCACCTTAGTGGCTATCACTTCAAGCTCAAATTTGATCCAGAGATCCTGTTCAACCAGCATTTCCAGTACCAGAACCGGATCTCCTCTGAGTTTAACACCCTCTACCACTGGCATCCTCTCATGCCTGAAGACTTCCACATCCAGGATGAAGTCTACAGCTACTCGCAGTTCCTCTTCAACACCACCATGCTGACAGACTATGGCATCAGCAACCTGGTGGAGTCCTTCACCAATCAGGTGGCAGGCAGG GTGGCAGGCGGTCGTAATGTAGGACGTGCTGTGCTGATGGTGGCCATGAAATCGTTGGAGAACAGCAGGCAAATGCGCTTCCAGTCCCTGAACGCTTATAGGAAACGCTTCAACATGAAGCCCTACGTGTCCTTTGAAGATCTGACAG GTGAGCAGGAGATGTCTGCAGAGTTGGAAGAACTGTACGGAGATGTGGAGGCCGTGGAACTCTACACCGGACTTCTGGTGGAGAAGCCGCGGCCCAACTCCATCTTCGGAGAGACCATGGTGGAGATGGGTGCCCCGTACTCCCTGAAAGGCCTCTTGGGAAACCCCATCTGCTCTCCGGAATACTGGAAGCCCAGCACCTTTGGTGGCAGGGTGGGCTTCAACATAGTCAACACTGCCTCGCTGCAGAAACTGGTGTGCGATAACGTCAAGGGACCGTGTCCCATCGCTTCGTTCCATGTGCCTGATGTGAAAGACTCTGTCCAGGGAACCATCAATGCAAGCACAGCACACTCCCGTCAGAATGAAGTCAACCCAACAGTACTGCTCAAAGAAAGGAGCTCTGAGCTATGA